One genomic window of Luteitalea pratensis includes the following:
- a CDS encoding PAS domain S-box protein — translation MTPSRTLPLPEQATALAALVLTAVRQAVVVTDTTGRITYWNDGAVCVFGCSAEQIVGRPLLERLPQHSRTDLPTLMRAMLDGVDWDGECEDLRSDGSRLWLDARVRLLRHPDGTTGGVVGIAEDITARKDGKSAARIAPDTSRQTEERRRGARDAASAANARRRTEDALIWHNRILELIARDTPLEETLADVVQMVEAQLPGSFCSVLLLDRTGCLRVGAAPSLPSAYNTAIQGQPIGPDQGSCGSAAFFGRTVVTSDIATDPVWQSFSELALAHDLRSCISVPILASGNVPGMETGRVLGTFAVYRHEAGPPNPHAFAIVAGAQSGGSGSDTAVDGSTNALAVAGAAHLARAAIEAGLVRQAVRDSEERFRNVLDASPALVYLKDLDGRYQFVNRQVVELLGLPYDHWMGRTARELVTPEMADQFERNDQIVRETLRPRQVEETGTDRDGRHITMLSTQFPLFRGNGVPYALCGISTDITDRKAAQQERDYLWNNSPDPVCIAGFDGYLHHLNPAWTERLGWTAEELQAEPWLSFVHPDDVEATRIVGDQLRRGERVYGFVNRYRARDGSYRWFSWNAIAFLDQQSIYGFTRDITEERRLGEQIRQAQKMEAIGQLAGGVAHDFNNLLTVINGYTALLLDDEPPLSPRRESLAEVRDAGERAAALTAQLLAFSRKAIVEPKVLDLNEATASAVRLLKRLVGEDVRFEATFAPSLPKIRIDPGQLEQVLMNLVVNARDAMPTGGQLRVATKETLLPVGLKGESSDTTSGRYVRLIVSDTGIGMSDEVKSHLFEPFFTTKGIGKGTGLGLATVYGIVRQAGGTVLVDSEVGRGTAFHVMFPALESASEPPPKASAQASPRGHETVLLVEDEEAVRRFTRVSLELQGYRVRVAASAREARSMEHELAHVKLLITDVIMPGIGGRQLAQALRGRWPALRVLYISGYTDDAVVRHGLDAAADAFLQKPFTPQALARKVRELLDGGQAVASGT, via the coding sequence ATGACTCCGTCGCGCACGCTCCCGCTGCCTGAGCAGGCGACCGCGCTCGCAGCGTTGGTCTTGACGGCCGTCCGTCAGGCCGTCGTCGTCACCGATACGACGGGCCGTATCACCTACTGGAACGACGGCGCCGTGTGCGTGTTCGGCTGCAGCGCCGAGCAGATCGTCGGACGGCCGCTGCTCGAGCGCCTCCCCCAACACTCGCGAACCGATCTGCCCACCCTGATGCGGGCCATGCTCGATGGCGTCGACTGGGATGGCGAGTGCGAGGACCTGCGGAGCGACGGCTCGCGCCTCTGGCTCGACGCGCGGGTCCGGCTCCTGCGGCATCCCGATGGCACGACGGGCGGCGTGGTGGGGATCGCGGAGGACATCACGGCGCGCAAGGACGGGAAGTCCGCGGCGCGGATCGCGCCGGACACGTCTCGCCAGACCGAGGAGCGCCGGCGCGGCGCCCGTGATGCCGCCAGCGCCGCGAACGCGCGCCGCCGGACGGAAGATGCGCTCATCTGGCACAACCGCATCCTCGAGCTGATCGCGCGCGACACACCGCTCGAGGAGACGCTCGCCGACGTGGTGCAGATGGTCGAGGCGCAGTTGCCTGGCTCCTTCTGCTCCGTGTTGCTGCTCGACCGGACCGGATGCCTGCGCGTCGGCGCGGCGCCTTCGCTGCCGTCCGCGTACAACACGGCGATCCAGGGGCAGCCCATCGGGCCAGACCAGGGGTCGTGCGGCTCCGCGGCATTTTTCGGTCGTACCGTGGTCACGTCGGACATCGCCACCGACCCGGTGTGGCAGAGCTTCAGCGAACTGGCCCTGGCGCACGATCTGCGCTCGTGCATTTCCGTGCCGATCCTGGCCAGCGGCAACGTGCCTGGCATGGAGACCGGGCGGGTGCTCGGCACGTTCGCCGTGTACCGACACGAGGCCGGCCCGCCCAATCCACACGCCTTCGCGATCGTGGCCGGTGCGCAGTCGGGCGGTTCCGGTTCAGACACCGCCGTTGATGGTTCGACGAATGCGCTCGCCGTGGCCGGCGCGGCGCACCTGGCGCGGGCGGCGATCGAGGCGGGGCTCGTACGGCAGGCCGTCCGCGACAGTGAAGAGCGCTTCCGGAACGTACTCGACGCCTCGCCGGCGCTCGTCTACCTGAAGGATCTCGACGGACGCTACCAGTTCGTGAATCGGCAGGTGGTGGAGTTGCTCGGCCTGCCCTACGACCACTGGATGGGCCGCACCGCACGGGAACTCGTGACGCCGGAGATGGCCGACCAGTTCGAACGCAACGACCAGATCGTGCGAGAGACGTTGCGCCCGCGTCAGGTCGAGGAGACAGGCACTGACCGGGACGGTCGCCACATCACGATGCTTTCGACGCAGTTTCCACTGTTTCGGGGCAACGGCGTACCCTACGCGCTCTGCGGCATCTCGACCGACATCACCGACCGCAAGGCTGCACAGCAGGAGCGGGACTATCTCTGGAACAACTCGCCCGACCCGGTGTGCATCGCCGGCTTCGATGGCTACCTGCATCATCTCAACCCGGCGTGGACGGAGCGCCTGGGCTGGACGGCCGAGGAACTGCAAGCGGAACCCTGGCTGTCGTTCGTCCACCCCGACGACGTCGAGGCAACCAGGATCGTCGGCGATCAACTGCGCCGCGGTGAACGCGTGTACGGGTTCGTGAACCGCTATCGGGCCAGGGATGGTTCGTACCGCTGGTTCTCGTGGAACGCGATTGCGTTCCTCGACCAGCAGTCCATCTACGGCTTCACCCGCGACATCACCGAAGAGCGCCGGCTCGGCGAGCAGATCCGGCAGGCACAGAAGATGGAGGCGATCGGACAGCTGGCGGGAGGCGTCGCCCACGACTTCAACAACCTGCTCACGGTGATCAACGGCTACACCGCGTTGCTGCTCGACGACGAGCCGCCGCTGTCGCCCCGACGCGAGTCGCTGGCGGAAGTCCGCGATGCCGGTGAACGGGCCGCCGCCCTGACCGCACAATTACTCGCGTTCAGTCGCAAGGCCATTGTCGAACCGAAGGTGCTCGACCTCAACGAGGCCACCGCCTCGGCTGTCCGCCTCCTCAAGCGGCTCGTGGGCGAGGACGTGCGCTTCGAGGCCACATTCGCGCCCTCGTTGCCGAAGATCCGCATCGATCCGGGCCAGCTCGAACAGGTGCTGATGAACCTCGTCGTCAACGCCCGCGATGCGATGCCGACCGGCGGCCAGTTGCGGGTGGCCACGAAGGAAACGTTGCTGCCGGTCGGGCTGAAAGGCGAGTCCTCTGACACGACATCGGGCCGCTACGTGCGCTTGATCGTCTCCGATACCGGTATCGGCATGTCCGACGAGGTGAAGTCGCACCTGTTCGAGCCGTTCTTCACGACCAAGGGCATCGGCAAAGGCACCGGACTCGGTCTGGCCACGGTCTACGGCATCGTCCGCCAGGCGGGCGGCACCGTGCTGGTCGACAGCGAGGTGGGACGCGGAACGGCGTTCCACGTCATGTTCCCGGCGCTGGAGTCGGCGAGCGAGCCTCCCCCGAAGGCAAGCGCGCAGGCGTCGCCGCGGGGGCACGAGACGGTGCTCCTCGTCGAGGACGAAGAAGCCGTACGACGCTTCACGAGAGTGTCCCTCGAGCTACAGGGCTATCGCGTGCGCGTGGCCGCATCGGCGCGCGAAGCGCGGTCGATGGAACACGAGCTCGCGCACGTGAAGCTGTTGATCACCGACGTGATCATGCCAGGGATCGGCGGCCGTCAACTGGCGCAGGCCTTGCGTGGGCGCTGGCCGGCGCTGCGCGTGCTGTACATCAGTGGTTACACCGACGACGCCGTCGTGCGGCACGGTCTGGACGCCGCGGCCGACGCGTTCCTGCAGAAGCCGTTCACGCCTCAAGCCCTGGCGCGCAAGGTTCGCGAGCTGCTCGATGGCGGGCAGGCGGTCGCGTCGGGAACCTGA
- a CDS encoding Crp/Fnr family transcriptional regulator has protein sequence MTPHPELFSGLSDSDATALEARGSRLTLEPGQVLFRIGDDATRLYIVAHGVIELRMPMQVEGHDEDVRIEDCAAGQTLGWSTLVPPHRFTLKAEARQPTELLAFPRDMLLAYFTSRPDVGYVVLGNIAALLGQRLQVFQTMWVREVQHVVDLAHG, from the coding sequence ATGACACCGCACCCGGAACTCTTCTCCGGCCTCTCCGATTCGGACGCGACAGCGCTCGAGGCCCGGGGTTCGCGACTCACGCTCGAGCCCGGGCAGGTGCTGTTCCGCATCGGTGACGACGCCACTCGCCTGTACATCGTCGCTCACGGTGTGATCGAGCTGCGGATGCCGATGCAGGTGGAGGGGCACGACGAGGACGTGCGCATCGAGGACTGCGCGGCAGGCCAGACGCTGGGGTGGTCCACGCTCGTCCCGCCACATCGCTTCACGCTCAAGGCCGAGGCGCGGCAGCCCACGGAGTTGCTCGCGTTTCCGCGCGACATGCTGCTGGCCTACTTCACGAGCCGTCCCGACGTGGGCTACGTGGTACTGGGCAACATCGCTGCCCTCCTCGGACAGCGTCTCCAGGTGTTCCAGACCATGTGGGTCCGCGAGGTCCAGCACGTCGTGGATCTCGCTCATGGCTAG
- a CDS encoding sensor histidine kinase, which produces MRPRLTSTTVGLALGITAAASIASAAGAYLYSLRHTETLIETARRDAVARSELIRGALEHAMLEDDRTLISRMIATFGREPHVINVMLLDRQGKVHFSGRPIADDDLDIASPTCQACHRYPPAARTSSRVIDTAGSQILRTVVPIRNRAECHECHDSRHAINGVLISDLDAAEIHAAAGRDLRWMVGVTAAITILLVAALGLIVRVLVLRRLQRFEAAARQIAQGNLDRRVPVTGSDTISRLAREFNTMADSVSSLVGQVQGERERLETIINSIEDGIVVLDADRKVVAANTAFITRFGTSRETLLGDSCRRDGAAACAVVDCPTMACLESGQPQIRICERHTPDGSVAWEEVHASPVTRLPDGNVHVVEVWRDISERRAAEAQLAESHKLASLGLLASGFSHELNTPLGTVLACVEGIGREMTHNGENSDWAYVRDYAATAREQVLRCRGITQQFLRMARGDPSVAQVVDVGEAMAMATRLVTPTARERGVALVLDAPGARRLRVKAAESELQHALINLLLNAVQASPPGGTVRVGATAHAGQQVTIDVSDNGCGITPEHQAHIFEPFFSMRAGGTGLGLFLSKNFVRHWGGDILVRSSVDRGSTFSIVLPAIGDTVESIPA; this is translated from the coding sequence ATGCGACCGCGGTTGACCAGCACGACGGTTGGTCTGGCCCTCGGCATCACGGCAGCGGCAAGCATCGCCTCGGCCGCGGGAGCCTACCTCTATTCACTCCGCCACACAGAGACGCTGATCGAGACGGCGCGGCGCGACGCGGTCGCCCGGTCGGAGCTGATTCGGGGTGCGCTCGAGCACGCAATGCTCGAGGACGACCGCACGCTGATCTCGCGGATGATCGCGACCTTCGGCCGTGAGCCGCACGTGATCAACGTGATGCTGCTCGATCGTCAGGGGAAGGTGCACTTCTCGGGCCGACCGATCGCGGACGACGACCTCGATATCGCATCGCCCACCTGCCAGGCGTGTCACCGGTACCCACCCGCGGCGCGCACCTCGAGCCGCGTCATCGACACCGCCGGCAGCCAGATCCTGCGGACCGTGGTACCCATCCGCAATCGCGCCGAATGTCACGAATGTCACGACTCCAGGCACGCCATCAACGGCGTCCTGATCTCGGATCTCGACGCGGCGGAGATTCATGCGGCCGCCGGACGCGACCTCCGGTGGATGGTCGGTGTCACCGCCGCCATCACCATCCTGCTGGTGGCGGCGCTCGGCCTCATCGTGCGCGTGCTCGTGCTCCGGCGGCTGCAGCGCTTCGAGGCGGCGGCGCGGCAGATCGCGCAGGGAAACCTCGACAGGCGCGTGCCAGTGACCGGAAGCGACACCATCTCGCGGCTGGCGCGCGAGTTCAACACCATGGCCGACTCGGTGAGCTCGCTCGTCGGGCAGGTCCAGGGAGAACGCGAGCGTCTCGAGACGATCATCAACAGTATCGAGGACGGAATCGTCGTCCTCGATGCCGACCGGAAGGTGGTGGCCGCCAATACCGCCTTCATCACGCGGTTCGGCACGTCGCGCGAGACCCTGCTCGGCGACTCCTGCCGAAGGGATGGCGCGGCCGCGTGCGCGGTCGTCGACTGCCCGACAATGGCGTGCCTCGAGTCGGGACAACCACAAATCCGCATCTGCGAACGGCACACCCCCGACGGCTCGGTCGCCTGGGAGGAGGTACACGCCTCGCCCGTGACGCGACTGCCCGACGGCAACGTCCACGTCGTCGAGGTCTGGCGTGACATCTCGGAACGACGTGCCGCCGAGGCGCAGCTGGCCGAGTCGCACAAGCTCGCATCGCTGGGCCTGCTCGCATCGGGATTCTCGCACGAACTCAACACGCCCCTCGGCACCGTGCTCGCGTGCGTCGAGGGCATCGGGCGCGAGATGACGCACAACGGCGAGAACTCCGACTGGGCATATGTCCGCGACTATGCCGCCACCGCGCGCGAGCAGGTCCTGCGCTGCCGGGGCATCACCCAGCAGTTCCTCCGGATGGCGCGCGGGGATCCGTCGGTCGCACAGGTGGTGGACGTCGGCGAGGCCATGGCGATGGCCACGCGCCTTGTGACGCCCACCGCACGGGAGCGTGGCGTGGCGCTGGTGCTCGACGCCCCTGGCGCCCGTCGATTGCGCGTGAAGGCGGCGGAATCGGAACTCCAGCACGCCCTGATCAACCTGCTCCTGAACGCGGTGCAGGCGAGTCCGCCAGGTGGCACGGTTCGCGTCGGCGCGACCGCACACGCGGGTCAGCAGGTGACGATCGACGTGAGCGACAACGGCTGCGGCATCACCCCGGAGCATCAGGCGCACATCTTCGAGCCCTTCTTCAGCATGCGGGCAGGCGGCACGGGCCTGGGCCTGTTCCTGTCGAAGAACTTCGTGCGGCACTGGGGAGGCGACATCCTCGTGCGGAGCTCGGTCGATCGCGGTTCGACCTTCTCCATCGTGCTTCCGGCCATCGGTGACACCGTTGAATCCATCCCCGCCTAG
- a CDS encoding 4Fe-4S dicluster domain-containing protein, whose amino-acid sequence MDTTPEPVSRRTFATCAAAAAAGFVLTACGPKRLYDVPRERLRQLVRDMEREYSSKYGKDVTVSDAGPQPGVLFGYALDISRCIGCRRCVYACVEENNQSRDPQVHWIRVLQMDKAHGVDFAHADEYYEPELVPEDGKFYVPVQCQQCEDPPCTKVCPTGATWKEKDGIVVIDYDWCIGCRCCMAACPYGARHFNWKAPSIASKDVNPSMHYLGNRPRPKGVVEKCTFCIQRVRAGRYPACVEVCPVGARKFGNLLDPDSEIRYIIEHKRVMVLKEELNTMPKFFYFYAT is encoded by the coding sequence GTGGACACCACACCCGAGCCGGTCTCACGGCGGACCTTCGCGACCTGCGCCGCCGCCGCGGCAGCCGGCTTCGTGTTGACCGCGTGCGGCCCGAAACGGCTGTACGACGTGCCTCGTGAGCGCCTGCGACAGCTGGTGCGCGACATGGAGCGCGAGTATTCCTCCAAGTACGGCAAGGACGTGACGGTGTCGGATGCCGGGCCGCAACCCGGGGTCCTGTTCGGATACGCCCTCGACATCTCGCGATGCATCGGCTGCCGCCGCTGCGTCTACGCCTGCGTCGAGGAGAACAACCAGTCTCGCGATCCGCAGGTGCACTGGATCCGCGTCCTCCAGATGGACAAGGCACACGGGGTCGACTTCGCGCACGCCGACGAGTACTACGAGCCCGAGCTGGTGCCCGAGGACGGCAAGTTCTACGTGCCGGTGCAGTGCCAGCAGTGCGAGGACCCGCCGTGCACCAAGGTGTGTCCGACCGGCGCGACGTGGAAAGAGAAGGACGGCATCGTGGTGATCGACTACGACTGGTGCATCGGCTGCCGCTGCTGCATGGCCGCCTGCCCGTACGGGGCCCGGCACTTCAACTGGAAGGCGCCGTCGATCGCCAGCAAGGACGTCAATCCGTCCATGCACTATCTGGGCAACCGGCCGCGGCCGAAGGGCGTGGTCGAGAAGTGCACGTTCTGCATCCAGCGCGTCCGCGCCGGACGTTATCCCGCCTGCGTCGAAGTGTGTCCGGTCGGCGCCCGCAAGTTCGGCAACCTGCTCGATCCCGACAGCGAAATCCGCTACATCATCGAGCACAAGCGTGTGATGGTGCTGAAGGAAGAACTCAACACCATGCCGAAGTTCTTCTACTTCTACGCAACGTGA
- a CDS encoding sigma-54-dependent transcriptional regulator encodes MLLVDDDDAFRSVLAAELKRMHFSVSAAATAAEALRRVVDDEPDVVLLDLRLPDVDGLEALRRIRQVSPATDVIMLTGHGSLDEAVESIRIGAFDYVTKPCPLDELDIRIRRALERQALRRRNSLLERGLTPPDLRSAFIGDSPAFRQLLDLIERVAATDSTVLVTGETGTGKEMVAKLLHARSARRHRPFVVVECAALQETLLQNELFGHERGAFTGADRAKSGLFEVAHGGTIFLDEIGEVSLATQVKLLRVLDTSCFRHVGGTTEIHVDVRVLAATNRNLADMVAQGVFREDLYYRLRTVELRLPALRDRCRDVELLAGHFVGLMGERFAVRKHLGPAALDLLRHHDWPGNVRELMHVIEAAVVVSEGPEIRPEHLSIHARQAPAMPAPPDTVEGRLPTLEEMERTHIERALRAARGHRGHAASALGISERNLYRKLRSYGLLS; translated from the coding sequence GTGCTGCTGGTCGACGATGACGATGCGTTCAGGAGCGTGCTGGCTGCTGAACTGAAGCGGATGCACTTCTCGGTGTCTGCGGCCGCAACGGCGGCGGAGGCCCTCCGTCGCGTGGTCGACGACGAGCCCGACGTGGTACTCCTCGATCTCCGCCTGCCGGACGTCGATGGCCTCGAGGCGCTGCGGAGGATCCGGCAGGTGAGCCCTGCAACCGACGTCATCATGCTGACCGGGCACGGGTCGCTGGACGAAGCCGTGGAGTCGATCCGGATCGGTGCCTTCGACTACGTCACCAAGCCGTGCCCGCTCGATGAACTCGACATCCGCATCCGGCGGGCACTCGAACGGCAGGCGCTTCGCAGGCGCAACAGCCTGCTCGAGCGGGGGCTCACGCCACCGGATCTCCGCAGCGCGTTCATCGGCGACAGCCCGGCGTTCCGGCAGTTGCTGGACCTGATCGAACGCGTGGCGGCCACCGACTCCACCGTGCTCGTCACCGGCGAGACCGGGACGGGCAAGGAGATGGTCGCCAAGTTGCTGCACGCGCGCAGCGCGCGGCGCCATCGCCCGTTCGTCGTGGTGGAGTGCGCGGCACTGCAGGAGACGCTGCTGCAGAACGAGTTGTTCGGACACGAGCGCGGCGCCTTCACGGGTGCCGATCGCGCGAAGTCGGGGCTGTTCGAGGTCGCCCACGGCGGCACCATCTTCCTCGACGAGATCGGCGAAGTCAGCCTCGCCACGCAAGTGAAGCTGCTGCGGGTGCTCGATACGTCCTGCTTCAGGCATGTCGGCGGGACCACGGAAATCCACGTGGACGTCCGCGTCCTTGCCGCTACCAACCGGAATCTCGCCGACATGGTCGCGCAGGGCGTGTTTCGCGAGGATCTCTACTATCGGTTGCGCACCGTGGAACTGCGGCTTCCTGCCTTGCGCGATCGGTGCCGGGACGTCGAGCTGCTCGCCGGGCACTTCGTCGGGCTGATGGGAGAGCGCTTCGCCGTCCGCAAGCACCTCGGCCCGGCGGCACTCGACCTGCTGCGGCATCACGACTGGCCCGGCAACGTCCGGGAGCTGATGCACGTCATCGAGGCGGCAGTGGTGGTGTCGGAAGGCCCGGAGATCCGACCGGAGCACCTGTCGATCCACGCGCGGCAAGCTCCGGCAATGCCGGCGCCCCCCGACACCGTCGAAGGGCGGTTGCCGACACTCGAGGAGATGGAGCGCACCCACATCGAGCGTGCGCTCCGCGCCGCGCGCGGGCACCGCGGTCACGCCGCCAGCGCGCTCGGCATCAGCGAGCGCAACCTGTATCGGAAGCTGCGGAGCTACGGGCTGCTGTCGTGA
- the dsrP gene encoding sulfate reduction electron transfer complex DsrMKJOP subunit DsrP, with translation MRAFVGFGTTSLRLVSRGDALYWGWIGVLLLLVASGMLAYVDQFRVGLAVTAMRDPVSWAFYIGNFTFMVGVAAAAVVLVIPAYVYDWKPIREVVIIGELLAVSAILICLLFVLVDIGRPERFWHVLPVIGYLNFPRSVMAWDVIVLNLYLLINLIVVTHVLFSTFRGRHYSMRLVLPLVLLSIPMAIGIHTVTAFLYTGMAARPYWNASILAPQFLASAFSSGPAILLIVLQLLRRFTAFEIRDEAIQKIAELMAYAIFLNLFFHGAEVFKEYYSNTEHSLYTRYWFEGIGAHRTLVPYAWAAVGLQALALVLFVVPALRRHPVMLNVGAMATYAGGYIEKGMGLIIPGFTPDTLGAIYEYSPTIHELRVAAGVFAVGFLVFTFLLRVAVPILLGQERLAGSSHPMESQRPWTRA, from the coding sequence ATGCGCGCGTTCGTCGGGTTCGGCACCACCAGCCTGCGGCTCGTCTCACGGGGCGACGCGCTCTACTGGGGCTGGATTGGCGTGCTCCTGCTGCTGGTGGCGTCGGGGATGCTGGCCTACGTGGACCAGTTCCGCGTCGGCCTGGCGGTCACGGCGATGCGCGACCCGGTGAGCTGGGCCTTCTACATCGGCAACTTCACGTTCATGGTGGGGGTCGCAGCTGCCGCCGTGGTGCTGGTGATCCCGGCCTACGTCTACGACTGGAAGCCGATCCGCGAGGTCGTGATCATCGGTGAGCTGCTGGCGGTGAGCGCCATCCTGATCTGCCTGCTGTTCGTCCTGGTCGACATCGGCCGCCCGGAGCGTTTCTGGCACGTCCTTCCCGTGATCGGGTACCTCAACTTCCCGCGCTCGGTCATGGCCTGGGACGTGATCGTGCTCAACCTCTATCTGCTGATCAACCTGATCGTCGTGACGCACGTGCTGTTCAGCACGTTCCGCGGCCGGCACTACTCGATGCGGCTGGTGCTGCCGCTGGTGCTGCTCTCGATCCCGATGGCGATAGGGATTCACACGGTGACGGCGTTCCTCTACACGGGCATGGCGGCGCGGCCCTACTGGAACGCCTCGATCCTGGCGCCGCAGTTCCTGGCCTCGGCGTTCAGCTCCGGCCCGGCCATCCTGCTGATCGTGCTGCAGTTGCTGCGGCGCTTCACCGCCTTCGAGATCCGTGACGAGGCCATTCAGAAGATCGCCGAGCTGATGGCCTACGCGATCTTCCTCAATCTGTTCTTCCACGGCGCCGAGGTGTTCAAGGAGTACTACTCGAACACCGAGCACTCGCTCTACACGCGGTACTGGTTCGAGGGAATCGGCGCACACCGTACGCTGGTCCCGTACGCATGGGCGGCGGTGGGGCTCCAGGCCCTGGCGCTGGTCCTGTTCGTCGTGCCGGCGCTGCGGCGACACCCGGTCATGCTCAACGTCGGCGCGATGGCGACCTACGCCGGCGGCTACATCGAGAAGGGCATGGGCCTGATCATCCCCGGCTTCACGCCCGACACGTTGGGCGCCATCTACGAGTACTCGCCGACGATCCACGAACTGCGCGTGGCGGCCGGCGTGTTCGCGGTCGGATTCCTGGTCTTCACGTTCCTGCTTCGAGTGGCGGTGCCAATCCTGCTCGGGCAGGAGCGCCTGGCAGGCAGCTCACATCCGATGGAGAGTCAGCGCCCATGGACGCGCGCGTGA
- a CDS encoding cytochrome c3 family protein: MACLSGCSDAVSARDTTRDAAGGAQARAVASSAPTLVEVPPPPFSEGVFPCSGCHAEPDLPPNRIRRPLVDAHDEIVLKHDEQHRWCLDCHDATNRDQLHLASGELLPFAQSYDLCGQCHGEKVRDWRAGVHGRRTGSWNGRKEYLLCVHCHDPHAPRFKALAPKPAPMRPDRMTR; this comes from the coding sequence ATGGCCTGCCTGTCCGGATGCAGCGACGCCGTGTCGGCCCGCGACACGACCCGCGACGCGGCCGGCGGCGCCCAGGCGCGCGCCGTCGCCTCGTCGGCCCCGACGCTGGTGGAAGTGCCACCACCGCCGTTCTCCGAGGGCGTCTTTCCCTGCTCCGGGTGCCACGCGGAGCCCGATCTTCCGCCCAATCGGATACGACGGCCCCTGGTGGACGCGCACGACGAGATCGTGCTGAAGCACGACGAGCAGCATCGCTGGTGCCTCGACTGCCACGACGCGACCAATCGCGACCAGCTCCATCTCGCGAGCGGCGAACTCCTGCCATTCGCCCAGTCGTACGACCTGTGCGGTCAGTGCCACGGCGAGAAGGTGCGTGACTGGCGAGCCGGCGTGCACGGGCGCCGGACCGGCTCCTGGAACGGCCGGAAGGAATACTTGCTGTGCGTGCACTGTCACGACCCGCACGCGCCGCGTTTCAAGGCCCTGGCCCCGAAGCCTGCGCCGATGCGGCCGGACCGCATGACGCGGTAG